Proteins co-encoded in one Nicotiana sylvestris chromosome 7, ASM39365v2, whole genome shotgun sequence genomic window:
- the LOC104232862 gene encoding scarecrow-like transcription factor PAT1 yields the protein MQASQRLRRSPMSNTLYYQPVQKAEACCLPQFQTLDNHLSYINGSHGFYHSPSTASFSSNGSSICHQESQPYLSDVRQSSETTNYGSPTSGSCITDGANDFMHKLKELETVMLGPDSDFLESYDNSLPNSVASTEINSWRQMMEAMPRRDLKHVLIACAKAVSDGDLLTAQVLISELRQMVSVSGEPIQRLGAYILEGLVARLAASGSSICKSLRCKEPASFELLSYMHMLYEICPYFKFGYMSANGAIAEAMKDENRVHIIDFQIAQGSQWVTLIQAFAARPGGPPHIRVTGIDDSTSAYARGGGLNIVGQRLSKLAKAFKVPFEFHAAAISGSDVQVENLGIQPGEALAVNFAFTLHHIPDESVSTENHRDGLLRMVKNLNPKVVTLVEQESNTNTAAFFPRFLETLDYYTAMFESIDMTLPRGHKERINVEQHCLARDVVNIIACEGIERVERHELLGKWKSRFRMAGFSPYPLSSLVNATIKRLLESYSDKYRLEERDGALYLGWMNRDLVASCAWK from the coding sequence ATGCAAGCATCACAACGACTCAGAAGATCACCCATGTCTAATACTCTTTACTATCAACCAGTGCAGAAGGCAGAGGCTTGCTGTCTCCCTCAGTTTCAAACTTTAGACAACCATTTGAGCTACATTAATGGTAGCCATGGATTTTATCACTCACCGTCAACTGCTAGTTTCTCATCAAACGGAAGCTCCATTTGCCATCAAGAATCTCAGCCATACCTATCAGATGTTCGCCAATCCTCTGAGACGACTAACTATGGCTCCCCCACTAGCGGATCTTGCATTACAGATGGTGCAAATGATTTCATGCACAAGCTAAAGGAATTGGAAACCGTAATGCTGGGACCTGATTCAGACTTTCTGGAGAGTTATGATAATTCCTTGCCGAACAGTGTAGCCTCCACAGAAATTAATAGCTGGAGGCAAATGATGGAGGCCATGCCTAGACGGGATTTGAAACATGTCCTTATCGCTTGTGCAAAAGCAGTGTCTGACGGTGATTTACTAACAGCACAAGTGTTGATATCTGAGTTGCGTCAAATGGTATCAGTGTCGGGGGAACCGATTCAGAGATTGGGAGCATACATCTTGGAAGGTCTTGTTGCGAGGTTGGCCGCATCAGGAAGTTCCATATGCAAATCCTTGAGATGCAAAGAACCCGCAAGTTTTGAACTGTTGTCTTATATGCACATGCTGTATGAGATTTGCCCTTACTTCAAATTCGGATACATGTCAGCTAATGGCGCCATTGCAGAAGCAATGAAGGATGAAAATAGAGTTCATATCATCGATTTCCAGATCGCTCAAGGGAGCCAGTGGGTGACTCTAATCCAAGCTTTTGCAGCTCGGCCTGGTGGACCCCCACATATACGTGTAACAGGCATCGACGATTCCACCTCAGCTTACGCTCGTGGAGGAGGGCTTAATATTGTGGGGCAGAGGCTGTCTAAACTCGCTAAGGCTTTCAAGGTGCCTTTCGAGTTTCATGCTGCTGCCATTTCTGGTTCTGATGTTCAAGTTGAAAACCTTGGAATTCAACCTGGCGAAGCACTGGCTGTAAATTTTGCTTTTACGTTACATCACATCCCAGATGAAAGTGTGAGCACTGAAAATCACCGGGATGGACTATTACGGATGGTCAAAAACCTGAACCCCAAGGTGGTTACGCTTGTTGAGCAAGAATCTAATACAAACACAGCTGCATTCTTCCCTCGGTTCCTTGAAACCTTGGATTATTATACAGCCATGTTCGAGTCAATCGATATGACTCTACCAAGGGGACACAAGGAGCGCATCAACGTTGAGCAGCATTGTTTAGCGAGGGACGTTGTTAACATTATAGCGTGTGAGGGAATTGAAAGGGTAGAGCGACATGAACTTCTTGGTAAGTGGAAGTCGCGGTTTAGAATGGCTGGTTTTAGCCCATATCCATTGAGTTCATTAGTGAATGCTACAATAAAGAGATTGCTAGAAAGCTACTCTGATAAGTATAGGCTTGAAGAAAGAGATGGGGCTCTTTATCTTGGTTGGATGAATAGAGATTTGGTTGCTTCTTGTGCCTGGAAATAA